The Trichosurus vulpecula isolate mTriVul1 chromosome 3, mTriVul1.pri, whole genome shotgun sequence genome includes a window with the following:
- the CARMIL2 gene encoding capping protein, Arp2/3 and myosin-I linker protein 2 isoform X5, producing the protein MSVSTEPGFPQLLQRLSFSSFVSFVNMVAEVIIELELLPKLTMKLPALGALEQLALHMAMSIRKVFPETSPRKLFRKSPSTLLARLEKRSSSLEEVTLGSLGPCGGFSETYAALCDYNGFPFREEIQWDVDNIYHSQDCRNFSLRDFSHLHSRDVALSVAALSYNLWFSRLSCSDLKLSLEVSEQILYMLSKSSRLEELVLDNCGLKGDFAQRLAQSLAEHPRSALSALSLAGNPLEDRGVTALSRHLEKRPRALTRLNLSRTGLTTRGMSALGQALLTNSAFASSLTHLDLSGNPGALGITEDEGGLYSFLSHPNAVTHLNLSGTDCALDILFRALSRGCCANLVHLDASNNIFSHIRSRAVPSSLQSFFSQARSLRHVGLAGTKLPSEALRSLLQGLALNTQLTDIRLDLNTCELRSAGAQVIQDLIFDINSVRALDLSDNGFDTDMVTLVLAIGRSKSIRHVALGKNFNIKSKESLGDVLHRIVQLTQDDDCPLQSLSVAESRLKLGTSVLLNALGSNPSLTSLDISGNAMGDTGAKMLAKALQINTQLRTVIWDRNNTTAQGFLDVAHALEGNHTLKNMPLPLSDLTQAYRSNPERTSDAIHQIQACLLRNNHTHRTLPDHAFRLQQGIVTRSSEQMVNEMCLTVQEHMELLGCWPSPRGEAALRQAEEAIRDANFSISILPVLYEAGNSPYHNSQLQQKLEMLLEEVGQACHQEIQSFVQATLDTVQSLCPRVMQKAGRREQLSSAISGQVSRQDHLGLSLLLEQLLNDAFSKLNEIRLSITAAAAERIIAQVVEDLSAAQNRLVESLSQNTPEAPPSPLLTDCAEVGARKSGILPHKGERSPGEGETEGLSSLGEDKVAQWRRNKHNQSIRPTPAVRSPSEEPELEPEPESEPEPEPEPELAAQGEDAEPGGQRAGPSLSSSAPVSSQPGPVPTPLPAVPELHMDLPLANQPLDHPTRARPRPRRRHHQPPSKVQVPPVVPEEENGLNARVDEGVDEFFSKRLIHQERLWSPRDTVPEPGTPVSSRTLRKKLGTLFAFKKPRSTRGSRAEPDTSPGAPPRTRKAAFSDLLRPPSRPGRAEEPGVEGSLEGVPSCSPDPARRSRPRYAREGKAHSMILLSADEEEALGGRQEKRRPLERGDTEMPPSFEQRVHVMLQRIGVGRGGGGGDSKRKQSKDGEIKKAGSDGDIMDSSAESPPLSLKSRTHSVSADSSCRPGPGGRGPEPVAWKALGRQLNAELRGKGWDRPGPRTPSPNLLQPEPSFPSPCPSPIPSPRLSPRRASNAGNCQLTQDNALGTRSEDNHLKPRAVLATRRAVSVHEEQLQAPAAATSPSREVPLRLHRSPVLKRRPRVEDPSSSPSLGSAMSTEPRLLPPPDELKPEVPASLESVPLTTPPPATDQRVGSQAPATPSP; encoded by the exons ATGAGTGTATCTACTGAACCTGgtttcccacagctcctccaaagattgtcattttccagttttgtcagCTTTGTCAATATGGTTGCTGag GTGATAATCGAGCTGGAACTGCTGCCCAAGCTGACCATGAAACTTCCTGCTCTCGGGGCCCTGGAGCAGTTGGCCTTACACATGGCTATGTCTATCCGGAAAGTCTTCCCAGAGACTTCACCCAG GAAGCTGTTCCGGAAGTCTCCCTCAACCCTGCTGGCCCGACTGGAGAAACGAAGTAGCTCCCTGGAGGAGGTGACACTAGGCAGCCTTGGTCCTTGTG GAGGATTCTCTGAGACCTATGCTGCTCTGTGTGACTATAATGGGTTCCCATTCCGGGAGGAGATCCAATGG GATGTGGACAATATCTACCATAGCCAAGACTGTCGGAACTTCAGCCTAAGAGATTTCAGCCATCTGCACAGCCG gGACGTGGCCCTAAGTGTAGCTGCTTTGTCTTACAACCTTTGGTTCAGCCGCCTTTCCTGCTCTGACCTCAagctg agcCTGGAGGTGTCTGAGCAGATACTCTACATGCTGAGCAAGTCGTCCCGGTTGGAGGAACTGGTGCTGGACAACTGCGGTCTGAAGGG GGACTTTGCGCAGCGCCTGGCTCAGTCCCTGGCGGAGCATCCCCGGTCGGCCCTCAGTGCTCTCAGCCTGGCAGGGAACCCTTTGGAGGATCGAG GAGTGACAGCGCTCAGCCGCCACCTGGAAAAGCGTCCTCGGGCTCTGACGAGGCTCAACCTCTCCCGGACAGGGCTGACCACCAGAG GAATGAGTGCCCTGGGCCAGGCCCTACTCACCAACTCTGCCTTTGCTTCCTCCCTAACCCACTTGGACCTGTCTGGGAATCCTGGGGCTCTGGGGATCACAGAGGATGAAGGG GGTCTCTACAGTTTCCTGAGTCATCCCAACGCTGTGACCCACCTAAACCTCTCAGGGACTGACTGTGCCCTGGACATT ctGTTCCGGGCACTGTCTCGAGGTTGCTGTGCCAACCTTGTTCATCTTGACGCTTCCAACAACATCTTCTCCCACAT AAGGAGCCGGGCAGTGCCCTCCTCACTCCAGTCATTCTTTAGCCAGGCAAGGTCACTTCGCCATGTGGGTTTGGCAGGAACCAAGTTGCCTTCAGAGGCTCTCAG GAGCCTTCTTCAAGGCTTGGCCCTCAATACTCAACTCACCGACATCCGCTTGGACCTCAACACGTGTGAG CTTCGTTCCGCTGGTGCTCAAGTGATTCAAGACCTCATCTTTGACATCAATTCAGTGAGGGCCCTGGATTTGTCTGACAATG GTTTTGACACAGACATGGTAACCTTGGTGTTGGCCATCGGGAGGAGCAAGTCCATCCGACATGTGGCTCTGGGGAAGAACTTCAACATTAAGTCAAA gGAGTCCCTTGGGGATGTGCTACACCGAATTGTCCAGCTCACCCAAGACGATGACTGT CCCCTACAGTCTCTCTCTGTGGCTGAGTCAAGGCTGAAACTGGGCACCAGTGTTCTGCTGAATGCCCTGGGCAGCAACCCTAGCCTGACGTCATTGGACATCAGTGGCAATGCCATGGGGGACACAGGTGCCAAGATGTTGGCCAAAGCCCTGCAGATCAACACCCAGCTCAG GACTGTGATCTGGGACCGAAACAACACCACAGCTCAGGGGTTCCTGGATGTGGCTCATGCCCTAGAGGGGAACCACACACTGAAAAACATGCCCCTGCCTCTGAGTGACTTGACCCAAGCCTATCGAAGCAACCCAGAGCGAACCTCTGATGCAATACATCAG ATCCAGGCCTGTCTCTTGAGGAATAATCACACACACAGAACCCTGCCTGACCATGCCTTCCGCCTGCAACAGGGAATTGTCACCCGATCTTCTGAACAG atgGTGAACGAAATGTGCCTGACAGTGCAGGAGCACATGGAGTTGCTGGGCTGCTGGCCCAGCCCTCGGGGTGAGGCTGCCTTGCGCCAGGCTGAGGAAGCTATCCGTGATGCTAATTTCTCCATCAGT ATCCTGCCTGTGCTGTATGAGGCTGGAAACTCCCCATATCACAACAGCCAGCTGCAGCAGAAATTAGAGATGCTCCTGGAGGAGGTGGGCCAGGCCTGTCACCAGGAGATCCAG TCTTTTGTGCAAGCCACGCTGGACACAGTTCAGAGCTTGTGCCCAAGAGTGATGCAGAAGGCCGGCCGTCGGGAGCAGCTGAGTAGTGCCATCTCGGGCCAGGTCAGCCGGCAGGACCACCTGGGCCTCAGCCTACTCTTGGAGCAACTTCTCAATGATGCCTTCAGCAAACTCAA TGAGATCCGACTGTCTATCACAGCAGCTGCTGCAGAGCGAATCATTGCCCAGGTAGTGGAGGACCTGAGTGCTGCCCAGAACCGACTG GTGGAAAGCTTGTCTCAGAACACACCAGAAGCACCGCCTTCCCCACTTCTCACAGACTGTGCTGAAGTAGGGGCCAGGAAGAGTGGGATTCTTCCACATAAGGGAGAGAGAAGTCctggagagggggagacagaagGCCTTTCTTCCCTGGGGGAG gataAGGTGGCCCAATGGAGAAGAAATAAACACAATCAGAGCATCCGGCCTACCCCTGCTGTCCGAA GTCCCTCGGAGGAGCCGGAGCTGGAGCCGGAGCCGGAGTcagagccggagccggagccggagcccgaGCTGGCGGCTCAAGGAGAGGATGCAGAGCCCGGCGGGCAGCGGGCGGGGCCGTCACTTAGCAGCAGCGCCCCAGTCTCGTCCCAGCCCGGCCCGGTCCCGACCCCGCTCCCCGCAGTCCCGGAGCTCCACATGGACCTGCCTCTTGCCAACCAGCCGCTGGACCACCCCACCCGGGCCCGGCCAAGGCCCCGCCGCCGTCACCACCAGCCGCCCAGCAAGGTCCAG GTACCTCCCGTTGTGCCTGAGGAGGAAAACGGCCTTAATGCCCGGGTGGACGAAGGTGTGGACGAGTTCTTCTCCAAGAGACTGATACACCAAGAGAGACT GTGGTCCCCTCGGGATACAGTCCCTGAACCTGGGACCCCTGTCAGCTCCCGAACACTCCGGAAAAAGCTGGGCACCCTTTTTGCCTTCAAGAAGCCACGGTCAACTCGGGGGTCTAGGGCTGAGCCTGACACCAGCCCTGGGGCTCCTCCTCGAACCCGGAAAGCCGCATTCAGTGACCTTCTACGCCCACCCAGCCGGCCTGGCCGAGCAGAGGAACCTGGAGTTGAAGGGAGTTTGGAAGGAGTACCCAGTTGCTCCCCAGATCCTGCCCGTAGGAGTCGACCTCGTTATGCCAGAGAAGGCAAAGCTCATTCTATGATCCTGctttctgcagatgaggaagagGCCCTAGGTGGGCGGCAGGAGAAG CGTCGACCATTGGAACGAGGAGACACAGAGATGCCTCCATCCTTCGAGCAGCGAGTACATGTCATGCTTCAGCGAATCGGTGTGGgcaggggaggtggaggaggtgaCAGCAAGAGGAAGCAG agcAAAGATGGGGAGATAAAGAAAGCCGGCTCCGATG GAGACATCATGGACAGCTCAGCTGAGTCGCCGCCCCTCTCTCTCAAGTCCAGAACACACTCAGTGTCTGCAG ATTCATCGTGCCGTCCGGGACCAGGAGGCCGGGGGCCGGAGCCTGTGGCCTGGAAGGCCCTGGGCCGGCAGCTGAATGCAGAACTCAGAGGGAAGGGCTGGGACCGGCCAGGACCCCGGACACCCTCCCCTAACCTGCTTCAACCTGAGCCCAGCTTCCCAAGCCCCTGTCCCAGCCCCATCCCATCCCCTCGGCTGTCCCCCCGAAGAGCCAGCAATGCTGGGAATTGCCAGCTCACCCAGGACAATGCCCTGGGAACCAGGAGCGAAG ACAATCACCTGAAGCCCCGAGCTGTCTTGGCCACCCGAAGAGCTGTATCTGTGCACGAAGAACAGCTCCAGGCCCCAGCAG CAGCTACGTCTCCCAGCAGAGAGGTGCCCCTGCGGCTACATCGTTCTCCCGTCCTCAAACGTCGTCCCCGGGTTGAAGACCCCTCATCATCACCGAGCCTGG GATCAGCCATGAGCACAGAGCCCCGGCTGCTGCCGCCACCGGATGAGCTGAAACCAGAGGTGCCTGCCAGCCTGGAGTCTGTCCCcttgaccacccctcccccagccacaGACCAAAGAGTGGGCAGCCAAGCACCTGCCACCCCCAGCCCCTGA
- the CARMIL2 gene encoding capping protein, Arp2/3 and myosin-I linker protein 2 isoform X2, which translates to MAQPPEGISYELQDEITRFLWPKEVKLLLIIQMYEREGPEERERVLALLPWRAYLLHTSLPLRVDCTFSYLEVKEMILQEIPPQVIIELELLPKLTMKLPALGALEQLALHMAMSIRKVFPETSPRKLFRKSPSTLLARLEKRSSSLEEVTLGSLGPCGGFSETYAALCDYNGFPFREEIQWDVDNIYHSQDCRNFSLRDFSHLHSRDVALSVAALSYNLWFSRLSCSDLKLSLEVSEQILYMLSKSSRLEELVLDNCGLKGDFAQRLAQSLAEHPRSALSALSLAGNPLEDRGVTALSRHLEKRPRALTRLNLSRTGLTTRGMSALGQALLTNSAFASSLTHLDLSGNPGALGITEDEGGLYSFLSHPNAVTHLNLSGTDCALDILFRALSRGCCANLVHLDASNNIFSHIRSRAVPSSLQSFFSQARSLRHVGLAGTKLPSEALRSLLQGLALNTQLTDIRLDLNTCELRSAGAQVIQDLIFDINSVRALDLSDNGFDTDMVTLVLAIGRSKSIRHVALGKNFNIKSKESLGDVLHRIVQLTQDDDCPLQSLSVAESRLKLGTSVLLNALGSNPSLTSLDISGNAMGDTGAKMLAKALQINTQLRTVIWDRNNTTAQGFLDVAHALEGNHTLKNMPLPLSDLTQAYRSNPERTSDAIHQIQACLLRNNHTHRTLPDHAFRLQQGIVTRSSEQMVNEMCLTVQEHMELLGCWPSPRGEAALRQAEEAIRDANFSISILPVLYEAGNSPYHNSQLQQKLEMLLEEVGQACHQEIQSFVQATLDTVQSLCPRVMQKAGRREQLSSAISGQVSRQDHLGLSLLLEQLLNDAFSKLNEIRLSITAAAAERIIAQVVEDLSAAQNRLVESLSQNTPEAPPSPLLTDCAEVGARKSGILPHKGERSPGEGETEGLSSLGEDKVAQWRRNKHNQSIRPTPAVRSPSEEPELEPEPESEPEPEPEPELAAQGEDAEPGGQRAGPSLSSSAPVSSQPGPVPTPLPAVPELHMDLPLANQPLDHPTRARPRPRRRHHQPPSKVQVPPVVPEEENGLNARVDEGVDEFFSKRLIHQERLWSPRDTVPEPGTPVSSRTLRKKLGTLFAFKKPRSTRGSRAEPDTSPGAPPRTRKAAFSDLLRPPSRPGRAEEPGVEGSLEGVPSCSPDPARRSRPRYAREGKAHSMILLSADEEEALGGRQEKRRPLERGDTEMPPSFEQRVHVMLQRIGVGRGGGGGDSKRKQSKDGEIKKAGSDGDIMDSSAESPPLSLKSRTHSVSADSSCRPGPGGRGPEPVAWKALGRQLNAELRGKGWDRPGPRTPSPNLLQPEPSFPSPCPSPIPSPRLSPRRASNAGNCQLTQDNALGTRSEDNHLKPRAVLATRRAVSVHEEQLQAPAATSPSREVPLRLHRSPVLKRRPRVEDPSSSPSLGSAMSTEPRLLPPPDELKPEVPASLESVPLTTPPPATDQRVGSQAPATPSP; encoded by the exons GTGATAATCGAGCTGGAACTGCTGCCCAAGCTGACCATGAAACTTCCTGCTCTCGGGGCCCTGGAGCAGTTGGCCTTACACATGGCTATGTCTATCCGGAAAGTCTTCCCAGAGACTTCACCCAG GAAGCTGTTCCGGAAGTCTCCCTCAACCCTGCTGGCCCGACTGGAGAAACGAAGTAGCTCCCTGGAGGAGGTGACACTAGGCAGCCTTGGTCCTTGTG GAGGATTCTCTGAGACCTATGCTGCTCTGTGTGACTATAATGGGTTCCCATTCCGGGAGGAGATCCAATGG GATGTGGACAATATCTACCATAGCCAAGACTGTCGGAACTTCAGCCTAAGAGATTTCAGCCATCTGCACAGCCG gGACGTGGCCCTAAGTGTAGCTGCTTTGTCTTACAACCTTTGGTTCAGCCGCCTTTCCTGCTCTGACCTCAagctg agcCTGGAGGTGTCTGAGCAGATACTCTACATGCTGAGCAAGTCGTCCCGGTTGGAGGAACTGGTGCTGGACAACTGCGGTCTGAAGGG GGACTTTGCGCAGCGCCTGGCTCAGTCCCTGGCGGAGCATCCCCGGTCGGCCCTCAGTGCTCTCAGCCTGGCAGGGAACCCTTTGGAGGATCGAG GAGTGACAGCGCTCAGCCGCCACCTGGAAAAGCGTCCTCGGGCTCTGACGAGGCTCAACCTCTCCCGGACAGGGCTGACCACCAGAG GAATGAGTGCCCTGGGCCAGGCCCTACTCACCAACTCTGCCTTTGCTTCCTCCCTAACCCACTTGGACCTGTCTGGGAATCCTGGGGCTCTGGGGATCACAGAGGATGAAGGG GGTCTCTACAGTTTCCTGAGTCATCCCAACGCTGTGACCCACCTAAACCTCTCAGGGACTGACTGTGCCCTGGACATT ctGTTCCGGGCACTGTCTCGAGGTTGCTGTGCCAACCTTGTTCATCTTGACGCTTCCAACAACATCTTCTCCCACAT AAGGAGCCGGGCAGTGCCCTCCTCACTCCAGTCATTCTTTAGCCAGGCAAGGTCACTTCGCCATGTGGGTTTGGCAGGAACCAAGTTGCCTTCAGAGGCTCTCAG GAGCCTTCTTCAAGGCTTGGCCCTCAATACTCAACTCACCGACATCCGCTTGGACCTCAACACGTGTGAG CTTCGTTCCGCTGGTGCTCAAGTGATTCAAGACCTCATCTTTGACATCAATTCAGTGAGGGCCCTGGATTTGTCTGACAATG GTTTTGACACAGACATGGTAACCTTGGTGTTGGCCATCGGGAGGAGCAAGTCCATCCGACATGTGGCTCTGGGGAAGAACTTCAACATTAAGTCAAA gGAGTCCCTTGGGGATGTGCTACACCGAATTGTCCAGCTCACCCAAGACGATGACTGT CCCCTACAGTCTCTCTCTGTGGCTGAGTCAAGGCTGAAACTGGGCACCAGTGTTCTGCTGAATGCCCTGGGCAGCAACCCTAGCCTGACGTCATTGGACATCAGTGGCAATGCCATGGGGGACACAGGTGCCAAGATGTTGGCCAAAGCCCTGCAGATCAACACCCAGCTCAG GACTGTGATCTGGGACCGAAACAACACCACAGCTCAGGGGTTCCTGGATGTGGCTCATGCCCTAGAGGGGAACCACACACTGAAAAACATGCCCCTGCCTCTGAGTGACTTGACCCAAGCCTATCGAAGCAACCCAGAGCGAACCTCTGATGCAATACATCAG ATCCAGGCCTGTCTCTTGAGGAATAATCACACACACAGAACCCTGCCTGACCATGCCTTCCGCCTGCAACAGGGAATTGTCACCCGATCTTCTGAACAG atgGTGAACGAAATGTGCCTGACAGTGCAGGAGCACATGGAGTTGCTGGGCTGCTGGCCCAGCCCTCGGGGTGAGGCTGCCTTGCGCCAGGCTGAGGAAGCTATCCGTGATGCTAATTTCTCCATCAGT ATCCTGCCTGTGCTGTATGAGGCTGGAAACTCCCCATATCACAACAGCCAGCTGCAGCAGAAATTAGAGATGCTCCTGGAGGAGGTGGGCCAGGCCTGTCACCAGGAGATCCAG TCTTTTGTGCAAGCCACGCTGGACACAGTTCAGAGCTTGTGCCCAAGAGTGATGCAGAAGGCCGGCCGTCGGGAGCAGCTGAGTAGTGCCATCTCGGGCCAGGTCAGCCGGCAGGACCACCTGGGCCTCAGCCTACTCTTGGAGCAACTTCTCAATGATGCCTTCAGCAAACTCAA TGAGATCCGACTGTCTATCACAGCAGCTGCTGCAGAGCGAATCATTGCCCAGGTAGTGGAGGACCTGAGTGCTGCCCAGAACCGACTG GTGGAAAGCTTGTCTCAGAACACACCAGAAGCACCGCCTTCCCCACTTCTCACAGACTGTGCTGAAGTAGGGGCCAGGAAGAGTGGGATTCTTCCACATAAGGGAGAGAGAAGTCctggagagggggagacagaagGCCTTTCTTCCCTGGGGGAG gataAGGTGGCCCAATGGAGAAGAAATAAACACAATCAGAGCATCCGGCCTACCCCTGCTGTCCGAA GTCCCTCGGAGGAGCCGGAGCTGGAGCCGGAGCCGGAGTcagagccggagccggagccggagcccgaGCTGGCGGCTCAAGGAGAGGATGCAGAGCCCGGCGGGCAGCGGGCGGGGCCGTCACTTAGCAGCAGCGCCCCAGTCTCGTCCCAGCCCGGCCCGGTCCCGACCCCGCTCCCCGCAGTCCCGGAGCTCCACATGGACCTGCCTCTTGCCAACCAGCCGCTGGACCACCCCACCCGGGCCCGGCCAAGGCCCCGCCGCCGTCACCACCAGCCGCCCAGCAAGGTCCAG GTACCTCCCGTTGTGCCTGAGGAGGAAAACGGCCTTAATGCCCGGGTGGACGAAGGTGTGGACGAGTTCTTCTCCAAGAGACTGATACACCAAGAGAGACT GTGGTCCCCTCGGGATACAGTCCCTGAACCTGGGACCCCTGTCAGCTCCCGAACACTCCGGAAAAAGCTGGGCACCCTTTTTGCCTTCAAGAAGCCACGGTCAACTCGGGGGTCTAGGGCTGAGCCTGACACCAGCCCTGGGGCTCCTCCTCGAACCCGGAAAGCCGCATTCAGTGACCTTCTACGCCCACCCAGCCGGCCTGGCCGAGCAGAGGAACCTGGAGTTGAAGGGAGTTTGGAAGGAGTACCCAGTTGCTCCCCAGATCCTGCCCGTAGGAGTCGACCTCGTTATGCCAGAGAAGGCAAAGCTCATTCTATGATCCTGctttctgcagatgaggaagagGCCCTAGGTGGGCGGCAGGAGAAG CGTCGACCATTGGAACGAGGAGACACAGAGATGCCTCCATCCTTCGAGCAGCGAGTACATGTCATGCTTCAGCGAATCGGTGTGGgcaggggaggtggaggaggtgaCAGCAAGAGGAAGCAG agcAAAGATGGGGAGATAAAGAAAGCCGGCTCCGATG GAGACATCATGGACAGCTCAGCTGAGTCGCCGCCCCTCTCTCTCAAGTCCAGAACACACTCAGTGTCTGCAG ATTCATCGTGCCGTCCGGGACCAGGAGGCCGGGGGCCGGAGCCTGTGGCCTGGAAGGCCCTGGGCCGGCAGCTGAATGCAGAACTCAGAGGGAAGGGCTGGGACCGGCCAGGACCCCGGACACCCTCCCCTAACCTGCTTCAACCTGAGCCCAGCTTCCCAAGCCCCTGTCCCAGCCCCATCCCATCCCCTCGGCTGTCCCCCCGAAGAGCCAGCAATGCTGGGAATTGCCAGCTCACCCAGGACAATGCCCTGGGAACCAGGAGCGAAG ACAATCACCTGAAGCCCCGAGCTGTCTTGGCCACCCGAAGAGCTGTATCTGTGCACGAAGAACAGCTCCAGGCCCCAGCAG CTACGTCTCCCAGCAGAGAGGTGCCCCTGCGGCTACATCGTTCTCCCGTCCTCAAACGTCGTCCCCGGGTTGAAGACCCCTCATCATCACCGAGCCTGG GATCAGCCATGAGCACAGAGCCCCGGCTGCTGCCGCCACCGGATGAGCTGAAACCAGAGGTGCCTGCCAGCCTGGAGTCTGTCCCcttgaccacccctcccccagccacaGACCAAAGAGTGGGCAGCCAAGCACCTGCCACCCCCAGCCCCTGA